In one window of Meiothermus sp. DNA:
- the nuoD gene encoding NADH dehydrogenase (quinone) subunit D gives MVRDPQKLHSPSVEAYDIADAPELKSEVMTLNVGPQHPSTHGVLRVVVDLSGEQILRLTPHIGYLHTGFEKNMENRTYTQCITYTPRMDYLHSFSHDLAYALSVEKLVGAEVPPRAQAIRILLNELSRIASHLVFLGTGLLDFGALTPFFYAFREREAVLDLFEWVSGQRFHHNYIRIGGLKEDLPPEFLGEVKKFIAQMPARIDEYEALFRESPIFYERARGVSVIPTEAAINLSLTGGSLRASGVNYDVRKAYPYAGYETYNFDVPVLTGGDIFDRMVIRILEMRESVKIIRQAVERLEAMGPGPIRDPNPQISLPPRHLLETSMEAVIYHFKLVTEGFHPALGEVYVPTESARGELGYYIVSDGGSMPYRVKVRSPSFVNLQSLPYACKGVQMADMVAVIASLDPVMGDVDR, from the coding sequence ATGGTGCGCGACCCGCAAAAGCTGCACAGCCCCTCGGTGGAAGCCTACGATATTGCCGACGCACCCGAACTCAAGTCCGAGGTCATGACCCTGAACGTGGGGCCCCAGCACCCCTCTACCCACGGAGTGCTCAGGGTGGTGGTGGACCTTTCGGGGGAGCAGATTCTACGCCTGACCCCGCACATCGGCTATCTCCATACCGGCTTCGAAAAGAACATGGAGAACCGCACCTACACCCAGTGCATCACCTACACCCCCCGCATGGACTACCTGCACAGCTTTAGCCACGACCTGGCCTATGCCCTGAGCGTGGAAAAGCTGGTAGGAGCGGAGGTGCCTCCTCGAGCCCAGGCCATTCGCATTCTCCTCAACGAACTCTCTCGTATTGCCTCGCACCTGGTTTTCCTGGGTACCGGCCTGCTGGACTTTGGCGCACTGACGCCCTTTTTCTATGCTTTTCGTGAGCGGGAGGCGGTGCTCGACCTTTTCGAGTGGGTTTCGGGTCAGCGTTTCCACCACAACTACATCCGCATAGGGGGCCTCAAGGAAGACCTGCCGCCGGAGTTTTTGGGGGAGGTCAAGAAGTTTATTGCCCAGATGCCAGCCCGTATCGACGAGTATGAAGCGCTGTTCAGGGAAAGCCCCATCTTCTACGAGCGGGCCCGGGGGGTCTCGGTCATTCCGACCGAGGCGGCCATCAACCTTTCCCTCACCGGGGGAAGCCTAAGGGCTTCTGGGGTGAACTACGATGTGCGCAAAGCCTATCCCTACGCGGGCTACGAAACCTACAACTTTGACGTACCGGTACTGACCGGCGGCGATATCTTCGACCGCATGGTGATTCGCATCCTCGAGATGCGCGAGTCAGTCAAGATCATCCGGCAGGCTGTGGAGCGGCTCGAGGCCATGGGCCCCGGCCCCATCCGTGACCCCAACCCGCAAATTTCCTTGCCGCCCCGCCATCTGCTGGAAACCTCGATGGAGGCTGTCATCTATCACTTCAAGCTGGTGACCGAGGGCTTCCATCCGGCTTTGGGCGAGGTCTATGTGCCGACCGAGAGTGCGCGGGGCGAGCTGGGCTATTACATCGTCTCAGACGGAGGTTCGATGCCTTACCGGGTCAAGGTGCGTTCGCCCAGCTTTGTCAACCTGCAAAGTCTGCCCTACGCCTGCAAGGGCGTGCAGATGGCCGATATGGTGGCGGTGATCGCTTCTTTAGATCCGGTGATGGGTGACGTAGATCGATGA
- a CDS encoding NADH-quinone oxidoreductase subunit C, which produces MHKLTQLLDQARANGWDIEEAHGNTWVVVPRGEFKALLAALKSQGWNYLANVVGIDYLTYPSPKPERFCVVYELVSLPGYQGGDGSRVFIRVYVPEANPSLPSLTDLWMGADYLEREVYDLLGIRFEGHPDLRKILTPEDLEGHPLRKDFPLGETPTLFKEGRFIDPDAFRAGLSGDKGGMTGWRGGTRKGVQEVAAEVQKVVKGGN; this is translated from the coding sequence ATGCACAAGCTGACACAGCTACTAGACCAGGCTCGAGCCAACGGCTGGGATATCGAGGAAGCCCATGGCAACACCTGGGTGGTGGTGCCCCGGGGTGAGTTCAAAGCGCTGCTGGCGGCTCTTAAGAGCCAGGGCTGGAACTACCTGGCCAATGTGGTGGGTATTGATTACCTGACATACCCGAGCCCCAAGCCCGAGCGTTTTTGCGTGGTGTATGAACTGGTGTCGTTGCCCGGCTATCAGGGGGGCGACGGCAGCCGGGTGTTTATTCGGGTGTATGTGCCCGAGGCCAACCCCAGCTTGCCCAGCCTGACCGACCTGTGGATGGGCGCCGACTACCTCGAGCGCGAAGTGTACGATTTGCTCGGTATTCGCTTCGAGGGCCACCCGGATTTGCGCAAGATTCTGACCCCCGAAGACTTAGAAGGCCACCCCCTGCGCAAGGACTTCCCCCTGGGCGAGACCCCAACCTTGTTCAAGGAGGGACGTTTCATCGACCCCGACGCCTTTAGGGCCGGCCTGTCGGGCGATAAGGGGGGTATGACTGGCTGGCGCGGAGGCACCCGCAAGGGCGTCCAGGAGGTTGCGGCCGAGGTTCAAAAAGTGGTTAAAGGAGGCAACTGA
- a CDS encoding NADH-quinone oxidoreductase subunit B family protein has translation MATLTDLFTKDVQELENEGILFTTLEKLIAWGRSNSLWPATFGLACCAIEMMASTDARNDLSRFGSEVFRASPRQADVMIVAGRLSKKMAPVMRRVYDQMPDPKWVISMGACASSGGMFNNYAIVQNVDSVVPVDVYVPGCPPRPEALIYAVMQLQKKIQGKARDDEGRKLPKIEAWKR, from the coding sequence ATGGCAACCCTAACGGATCTGTTTACCAAGGATGTGCAGGAGCTCGAGAACGAGGGCATCCTGTTTACCACCCTCGAGAAGCTTATCGCCTGGGGGCGCTCGAACAGCCTTTGGCCCGCAACCTTCGGGCTGGCTTGCTGCGCCATCGAAATGATGGCCTCGACCGATGCCCGCAACGACCTCTCGCGCTTTGGCTCGGAGGTGTTCAGGGCCTCACCTCGCCAGGCCGATGTGATGATAGTGGCCGGGCGGCTCTCCAAGAAGATGGCCCCGGTGATGCGCCGGGTCTACGACCAGATGCCCGACCCCAAGTGGGTGATTTCGATGGGGGCCTGTGCCTCTTCGGGAGGCATGTTCAACAACTACGCCATTGTGCAAAACGTGGACAGCGTGGTGCCGGTGGATGTCTATGTGCCGGGTTGTCCGCCCCGGCCCGAGGCCCTGATCTACGCGGTGATGCAGCTGCAGAAAAAAATTCAGGGAAAGGCCCGCGACGACGAAGGCCGCAAACTGCCCAAGATAGAGGCCTGGAAGCGCTAG
- a CDS encoding NADH-quinone oxidoreductase subunit A has protein sequence MSPISEYQALLVYLAVAVGIAILATVVGAILGPKKGGRFKLMPYESGNDPAGEVKRFPVHFYAVAMLFIIFDVEVAFLWPYAVSAGTVGVVGFWGLLVFTVLLFVGFLYEWYKGVMKWH, from the coding sequence ATGTCACCCATAAGTGAATATCAGGCTTTACTGGTGTACCTGGCTGTTGCGGTTGGCATTGCCATTCTGGCAACTGTGGTAGGAGCCATTCTGGGCCCCAAAAAAGGAGGGCGTTTCAAGCTAATGCCCTATGAGTCGGGCAACGACCCGGCTGGGGAGGTCAAGCGCTTCCCGGTGCACTTTTACGCGGTGGCCATGCTGTTCATCATCTTTGACGTGGAGGTAGCCTTTTTGTGGCCCTATGCGGTGAGCGCAGGCACCGTAGGGGTGGTGGGCTTCTGGGGCCTGCTGGTTTTTACGGTGCTGTTGTTCGTGGGCTTTCTTTACGAGTGGTACAAGGGTGTGATGAAGTGGCACTAG